In the genome of Montipora foliosa isolate CH-2021 chromosome 3, ASM3666993v2, whole genome shotgun sequence, one region contains:
- the LOC137995603 gene encoding uncharacterized protein: protein MCSTLTRSCTVNLSSTHVLKIESTEISDMKDDLQKFWDLETLGIKEHETSVYDKFSNDITFTGKRYQVKLPFKDNHPMLPDNYTVALRRLTTAIKKLKNQPEILKQYDGVIREQLHSGVVEMVPQDQIPPPGDVHYLPHRTVVRLDRDTTKVRVVYDASSKVFGPSLNDCLHIGPFLNPLLFDILLRFRVHEVALTAGIEKAFLNIEIDPEHRDFVRFLWVEDPNKESPEVMVLRFARVVFGVNSSPFILNATIRYHLNTCLPVDSALARELLKSLYVDDYVSGNGDVDSAFKLAKRIKLCVKSGGFNMRKWSSNSESLLKSLEQDKAFSDDFEKSNGPRVEEEDESFSKSVFKQSTEKDHKH, encoded by the coding sequence ATGTGCTCAACATTGACAAGGTCATGCACTGTGAATCTGAGTTCCACGCATGTGTTAAAGATAGAGTCCACAGAGATAAGTGATATGAAGGATGAtctgcagaaattttgggacTTAGAAACTTTGGGCATTAAGGAACATGAAACTTCAGTctatgacaagttttcaaatgacatcaCATTTACTGGAAAGAGATACCAGGTCAAGTTACCATTCAAGGATAATCACCCCATGTTACCAGACAATTATACAGTGGCGTTGCGTAGACTGACAACAGCAATCAAGAAGCTCAAGAACCAACCAGAAATTCTGAAGCAGTATGATGGTGTGATTAGAGAGCAACTGCACAGTGGTGTAGTTGAAATGGTACCACAAGATCAAATACCACCGCCTGGAGATGTCCACTATCTTCCACACAGGACAgtagtgagacttgacagagaTACAACTAAGGTGAGAGTTGTATACGATGCCTCATCTAAAGTGTTTGGGCCTAGTTTAAATGACTGTCTGCACATTGGACCTTTTCTTAATCCCTTGTTATTTGACATTTTGCTGAGGTTCAGAGTCCATGAAGTTGCCCTAACCGCAGGCATTGAGAAGGCGTTTTTGAACATTGAGATTGATCCTGAACACAGGGACTTTGTGAGATTTTTATGGGTTGAAGATCCGAATAAGGAAAGTCCAGAAGTCATGGTACTACGTTTCGCACGTGTTGTATTTGGTGTAAACTCAAGTCCTTTCATTCTAAATGCCACAATCAGATACCATTTGAACACATGTTTGCCAGTGGACAGTGCACTTGCAAGAGAGCTGTTGAAGTCTTTATATGTTGATGACTATGTGTCTGGAAATGGTGACGTGGATAGTGCGTTCAAATTGGCTAAGAGGATAAAGCTCTGTGTTAAGTCAGGAGGCTTCAATATGAGAAAGTGGAGTAGCAATTCAGAAAGTCTGCTGAAATCACTGGAACAAGATAAAGCTTTCAGTGATGACTTTGAAAAGAGCAATGGACCTagagtagaagaagaagacgaaagcTTCTCTAAATCAGTTTTCAAGCAAAGTACAGAAAAGGATCACAAACACTGA